In a single window of the Atlantibacter hermannii genome:
- the rcsA_1 gene encoding colanic acid capsullar biosynthesis activation protein A codes for MSTIIMDLCSYTRLGLIGYLASRGVRKRKITQVNDVESLEKQCQLLQPHVVFINEDCFIHDAAMSQRIRQIINQHPGTLFIVFMAIANLHFDEYLRVRKNLLISSKSIKPESLDELLGNYLTNAAQCLGNITLPTLSLSRTESSMLRMWMSGQGTIQISDQMNIKAKTVSSHKGNIKRKIKTHNKQVIYHVVRLAENVTSGIFVNMR; via the coding sequence ATGTCAACGATCATCATGGATTTATGCAGCTATACCAGACTGGGCCTGATTGGTTATCTGGCCAGCCGCGGAGTTCGCAAAAGAAAAATAACGCAAGTGAATGATGTTGAAAGCCTGGAAAAACAGTGCCAGTTATTGCAGCCACACGTGGTGTTTATTAATGAGGATTGCTTTATTCATGATGCCGCGATGAGTCAACGCATCAGGCAGATCATTAATCAACATCCCGGAACATTGTTTATTGTTTTTATGGCGATTGCTAATCTCCATTTCGATGAGTATTTACGGGTCAGAAAAAACTTATTAATAAGTTCAAAATCGATTAAACCAGAATCACTTGATGAATTATTAGGGAATTATCTTACTAACGCGGCGCAATGTTTAGGAAATATCACCCTTCCCACGCTTTCTTTAAGCCGAACGGAATCCAGCATGCTGCGCATGTGGATGTCCGGCCAAGGCACGATACAAATTTCCGATCAAATGAATATTAAGGCGAAAACCGTTTCATCGCATAAGGGCAATATTAAGCGCAAAATAAAAACCCATAATAAGCAGGTTATCTATCACGTTGTCAGGCTGGCAGAGAACGTCACCAGCGGGATATTCGTCAACATGCGTTAA
- the dsrB gene encoding DsrB protein has protein sequence MNINDRVTVKTDGGPRRPGVVLAVEPFNEGTMYLVSLEDYPMGIWFFNEKDHPDGVFVEKVE, from the coding sequence ATGAATATCAACGATAGGGTCACGGTGAAAACGGATGGGGGTCCGCGTCGACCAGGTGTGGTATTGGCGGTAGAGCCATTTAATGAAGGCACCATGTATCTGGTGTCGCTGGAAGACTACCCGATGGGGATTTGGTTCTTCAACGAGAAAGACCATCCCGACGGCGTTTTCGTGGAAAAGGTCGAGTAA
- a CDS encoding Protein of uncharacterised function (DUF2525) gives MKTSKGFSENAPQEMDIDVEALLAAINEISESEVRPVEDEPHRVSVNGHDYHTYSELAEAFELDIRDFSVNEINR, from the coding sequence ATGAAGACGAGTAAAGGTTTCAGTGAGAATGCTCCTCAGGAAATGGATATTGACGTTGAGGCGCTGCTTGCTGCGATTAATGAAATCAGTGAAAGCGAAGTCAGACCGGTTGAGGATGAACCGCACCGGGTAAGCGTTAACGGGCATGATTATCACACCTACAGTGAGCTTGCCGAAGCGTTTGAACTGGATATTCGCGATTTTTCGGTTAATGAGATTAACCGATAG
- the yedP_1 gene encoding mannosyl-3-phosphoglycerate phosphatase, which translates to MPSPTDSLLIVSDLDGCLIDSLTQEWTQAIPVLDHLREQHIPVILCSSKTAAETMAIQDELGLQGEAFIGRERRGYSA; encoded by the coding sequence ATGCCTTCACCGACAGACTCACTGTTGATTGTTTCTGATTTGGATGGATGCCTGATCGACAGCCTTACCCAGGAGTGGACGCAGGCAATCCCTGTGCTCGATCATCTGCGCGAGCAACATATTCCGGTCATTCTGTGCAGCAGTAAAACAGCGGCGGAAACCATGGCTATTCAGGATGAACTGGGCCTGCAGGGTGAAGCGTTTATTGGCCGAGAACGGCGCGGTTATTCAGCTTAA
- the yedP_2 gene encoding mannosyl-3-phosphoglycerate phosphatase, translating to MNWACRVKRLLAENGAVIQLNDEWDDHPNYPRMINGDSHESIRKVVNELRQTHGFKFTTYDDVDDAMIGEITGLTPKMIGLAKLQEASQTLIWRDSDERLKVFNDELNNLGLCMTEGGHFWHVLDQPRRERLRTHVAYRSISLSYRATAHHRRRRRQS from the coding sequence ATGAACTGGGCCTGCAGGGTGAAGCGTTTATTGGCCGAGAACGGCGCGGTTATTCAGCTTAACGATGAATGGGACGATCACCCCAACTATCCCCGGATGATTAATGGCGACTCCCATGAATCGATCCGTAAAGTGGTGAATGAACTGCGCCAGACCCATGGGTTTAAGTTCACTACCTATGATGATGTCGACGACGCCATGATTGGCGAGATCACCGGGCTGACGCCGAAGATGATTGGCCTGGCCAAATTGCAGGAAGCCTCCCAAACGTTGATATGGCGCGACAGCGATGAACGGTTAAAGGTATTTAACGACGAGCTGAATAACCTGGGACTGTGTATGACGGAAGGCGGGCATTTCTGGCATGTGCTCGACCAGCCGCGGCGGGAAAGGCTCCGCACTCACGTGGCTTATCGATCAATATCGTTATCGTACCGGGCAACGGCCCACCACCGTCGCCGTCGGCGACAGTCCTAA
- the dosC gene encoding cellulose synthesis regulatory protein (signal transduction protein): protein MSAETKQHPWRLKHPIKIVNICFLVVFLCSTLLTWREMVVLENGWTASQKNRIQNIAAALDRHLQYSVDKLQFYRAAMQHALSSPISTNRTDAALAEFSRQRHSDAWQIRLDATRGLPINGVSDEHVRKNPLLNRDEQRLERELIAALEFGAILQLANPQQESQHRTFYTSRAGFFLSNAQHPAADAIASRYHRLITRPYFHSHTQQNNPQRGVRWTRNKEVNREGDHVITASLPLDYQNQWYGVLAMDFPQGTMNTFLNEAMFRRENGEILLLDNDFQVIASSAATSPAASGFTQRDREILSGEMKQHSQGGMRIGSRYVSWAKLNFFDGMLVRSYSLKQSLSGEFGSILLVLGILWLLFSLMLLGSWYVLRRMVRNMYRLQETLRWRVSYDSHTHLYSRGAFIERAKRIAARCQHQGLPFSLIQIDLDYFKRINDTWGHQAGDQALIHAAGILRKALRGDDIAGRVGGEEFCVVLPNTLLPEAAAIAERIRERLNSKEILARPNTTIRITASFGVSCAIPGGDYDFEHLQSIADRRLYQAKQAGRNRVCSTG from the coding sequence GTGTCGGCTGAAACTAAACAGCATCCGTGGCGGTTAAAACACCCGATTAAAATCGTCAATATCTGCTTTCTGGTGGTGTTTCTGTGCTCCACCTTGCTGACATGGCGTGAAATGGTGGTGCTGGAAAATGGCTGGACCGCAAGCCAAAAAAACCGCATACAAAATATCGCCGCCGCACTGGATCGCCATCTTCAGTACAGCGTCGACAAACTCCAGTTTTATCGCGCGGCGATGCAGCATGCCCTGAGTTCGCCGATATCCACCAATCGTACCGATGCGGCGCTGGCGGAATTTTCGCGGCAGCGCCATTCGGACGCCTGGCAAATCCGCCTGGATGCCACGCGGGGGTTACCCATCAATGGCGTCTCGGATGAGCATGTCCGGAAAAACCCGCTGCTCAATCGTGATGAGCAGCGGCTTGAAAGAGAACTGATTGCTGCGCTGGAGTTTGGGGCGATCCTGCAGCTCGCCAACCCGCAGCAGGAGAGTCAGCACCGGACTTTCTATACCTCGCGCGCCGGTTTTTTTCTTTCTAATGCGCAACATCCCGCCGCCGACGCGATTGCTTCGCGCTATCACCGGTTAATCACGCGGCCTTATTTCCACAGTCATACGCAGCAAAACAATCCGCAACGCGGCGTTCGCTGGACCCGCAACAAAGAAGTAAACCGGGAAGGCGACCACGTTATCACCGCCAGCCTGCCGCTGGATTATCAGAACCAGTGGTATGGCGTACTGGCAATGGATTTCCCGCAGGGTACGATGAACACCTTCCTGAACGAAGCGATGTTTCGCCGTGAAAACGGTGAAATTTTACTGCTCGATAATGATTTTCAGGTTATTGCTTCTTCGGCGGCGACGTCACCTGCTGCCAGCGGATTCACTCAGCGCGATCGTGAGATTTTGTCCGGGGAAATGAAGCAGCACAGTCAGGGTGGCATGCGCATCGGCAGTCGCTATGTGAGTTGGGCGAAGCTGAATTTTTTTGACGGGATGCTGGTCAGAAGTTACTCCCTGAAGCAGAGCCTGTCCGGTGAGTTTGGCAGTATCCTGCTGGTGCTGGGGATATTGTGGTTGCTGTTTTCCCTGATGTTGCTGGGCTCCTGGTATGTGCTGCGCCGTATGGTCCGTAATATGTACCGGTTGCAGGAAACCCTGCGCTGGCGCGTCTCGTATGACTCACACACCCACCTGTACAGTCGCGGCGCGTTTATTGAGCGGGCGAAACGGATCGCTGCACGTTGCCAGCACCAGGGGCTGCCCTTTAGCCTGATTCAAATCGATCTCGATTATTTTAAGCGGATCAATGATACCTGGGGTCACCAGGCCGGCGATCAGGCGTTAATTCATGCGGCGGGAATATTACGTAAGGCGTTGCGCGGCGACGATATCGCCGGGCGCGTCGGGGGCGAGGAGTTTTGTGTGGTGCTGCCGAATACGCTGCTGCCAGAGGCGGCGGCTATCGCCGAACGCATCCGCGAGCGTCTTAACAGCAAAGAAATTCTGGCGCGACCGAATACCACGATCCGTATCACCGCCTCGTTTGGCGTCAGTTGCGCCATCCCCGGAGGCGATTACGATTTTGAACATCTGCAATCCATCGCCGACCGACGTCTTTATCAGGCCAAACAGGCAGGACGTAATCGCGTGTGCTCAACGGGATAG
- a CDS encoding putative small protein produces MVFVVSDEVKRKNGGPRMVVTGYSSGMVECRWYDGYGVQREAFREDELMVGQPASREENH; encoded by the coding sequence ATGGTCTTTGTGGTCAGCGATGAGGTTAAGCGCAAAAATGGTGGTCCGCGCATGGTGGTGACGGGTTACTCCAGCGGCATGGTGGAATGCCGCTGGTATGACGGTTACGGCGTGCAGCGTGAAGCTTTTCGTGAAGATGAGTTAATGGTGGGTCAACCGGCTTCACGAGAAGAAAACCACTGA
- the yedI gene encoding putative methyl-independent mismatch repair protein — protein MAGSSLLTLLDDIATLLDDVSMMGKLAAKKTAGVLGDDLSLNAQQVSGVRANRELPVVWSVAKGSFLNKLILVPLALIISAFAPWAITPLLMVGGAFLCFEGVEKVVHSWQARKHKETPEERQARLDAIAAQDPLVYERDKVKGAIRTDFILSAEIVAITLGIVADAPLLNQVLVLSGIAIVVTIGVYGIVGVIVKLDDLGFWLEKKSSAIAKGIGKALLVTAPWLMKALSILGTLAMFLVGGGIVVHGFAPVHHAIEHWRSRAAGSGKRCYHCYSIWWWGFIIGTIVLVVVNLIGRLRGKPAH, from the coding sequence TTGGCCGGGAGTAGTTTATTAACATTACTGGATGATATCGCCACGCTACTTGATGATGTGTCGATGATGGGCAAACTGGCGGCAAAAAAAACCGCAGGCGTTCTCGGAGACGATTTGTCGCTGAACGCCCAGCAGGTCTCCGGCGTCAGGGCAAACCGCGAATTGCCTGTGGTCTGGAGTGTGGCGAAAGGCTCGTTTCTCAATAAGCTGATTCTGGTGCCGCTGGCCCTGATTATTAGCGCATTCGCGCCCTGGGCAATTACGCCGCTGCTGATGGTGGGCGGCGCGTTTTTATGCTTTGAAGGCGTCGAAAAAGTCGTGCACTCCTGGCAGGCGCGTAAACATAAAGAAACGCCGGAAGAGCGGCAGGCGCGTCTTGACGCTATCGCCGCGCAGGACCCGCTGGTGTATGAGCGCGATAAAGTCAAAGGCGCAATTCGTACCGATTTCATACTGTCGGCGGAGATCGTAGCGATCACGCTGGGCATTGTGGCGGATGCGCCGCTTCTGAATCAGGTGCTGGTACTGTCCGGTATCGCGATTGTGGTGACCATTGGCGTTTATGGGATTGTCGGCGTCATTGTTAAACTCGACGATCTGGGTTTCTGGCTGGAGAAAAAATCGTCGGCAATCGCCAAAGGTATCGGTAAAGCGCTGCTGGTTACCGCTCCGTGGTTAATGAAAGCGTTATCGATTCTCGGCACCCTGGCAATGTTCCTGGTCGGCGGCGGTATTGTGGTTCACGGTTTTGCGCCGGTGCATCATGCCATTGAACACTGGCGGAGCAGGGCGGCGGGATCGGGCAAGCGCTGTTACCATTGTTATTCAATCTGGTGGTGGGGATTCATCATCGGAACGATTGTGCTGGTGGTCGTGAACCTGATTGGTCGGCTGCGCGGCAAACCAGCCCATTAG
- the yedA_2 gene encoding putative DMT superfamily transporter inner membrane protein: MRFGKLLPLIGALFALYIIWGSTYFAIAVGVKSWPPFLMAGVRFVAAGSVLLAFLLATGHKLPAMRPMLNAAMIGVLLLAVGNGFVTVAEHQNVPSGIAAVMVATVPLFTLIFSRFFGIQTRKLEWLGIAIGLAGIVLLNSGGNLNGNPWGALLILIGSLSWAFGSVYGSRIELPVGMMAGAIEMLSAGIILLLASLLTGEKLTAVPDLSGFLALGYLTVFGSLIAINAYMFLIRNVTPAVATSYAYVNPVVAVLLGTSFGGESLSRTEWLALGIIIFAVILVTLGKYLFPAKPVIKSCSTGK; encoded by the coding sequence ATGCGTTTCGGAAAACTGTTGCCTCTTATCGGGGCACTCTTTGCGTTGTATATCATTTGGGGTTCGACCTATTTCGCGATTGCCGTTGGGGTTAAAAGCTGGCCGCCGTTTCTGATGGCTGGCGTGCGGTTTGTCGCGGCGGGCTCTGTGCTACTGGCATTTCTGCTGGCAACCGGCCATAAATTGCCTGCCATGCGTCCGATGCTAAACGCCGCCATGATTGGCGTGCTGCTGTTAGCGGTAGGGAACGGTTTTGTGACCGTTGCGGAACACCAGAACGTTCCGTCCGGGATTGCCGCGGTAATGGTGGCGACCGTACCGCTCTTTACCCTCATTTTTAGCCGCTTTTTTGGCATTCAAACCCGCAAACTGGAGTGGTTGGGCATTGCCATAGGCCTTGCCGGTATCGTCTTGCTTAACAGCGGCGGCAACCTCAACGGTAATCCCTGGGGTGCGTTGCTTATTCTGATTGGCTCGCTGAGCTGGGCTTTTGGCTCCGTCTACGGTTCACGGATTGAATTGCCGGTTGGCATGATGGCAGGCGCGATTGAGATGCTTTCCGCCGGGATTATACTTCTGCTGGCTTCTCTGTTAACCGGTGAAAAACTGACGGCAGTGCCCGATCTGTCCGGCTTCCTTGCGCTCGGATATCTGACGGTTTTTGGTTCACTTATCGCAATCAATGCGTATATGTTTTTAATTCGCAACGTAACGCCAGCGGTGGCGACCAGCTATGCCTACGTTAACCCGGTGGTGGCGGTTCTGCTGGGCACCAGTTTCGGCGGCGAAAGCCTGTCGAGAACAGAATGGCTGGCGCTGGGGATTATTATCTTCGCGGTGATACTGGTCACGCTGGGTAAATATCTGTTTCCGGCAAAGCCGGTCATTAAGTCCTGCTCCACCGGGAAATAA
- the vsr gene encoding patch repair protein has translation MADVHSKAIRSKNMRAIATRDTAIEKRIAPLLTSIGFNWRAQDASLAGKPDFVIDEYRCVIFTHGCFWHRHHCYLFKVPATRTEFWMTKINGNVARDRRDAEQLRAEGWRVLIIWECALRGRLKLTDAALCERIEEWVCDGGDMAEIDTQGIHAL, from the coding sequence ATGGCGGATGTTCACAGTAAGGCGATACGCAGCAAAAATATGCGGGCGATTGCCACGCGTGACACCGCCATTGAGAAACGCATCGCGCCGTTACTGACATCAATCGGCTTTAACTGGCGCGCGCAGGACGCCTCGCTCGCCGGAAAGCCCGACTTTGTGATTGATGAATACCGCTGCGTCATCTTTACACACGGCTGCTTCTGGCACCGCCATCACTGCTATTTATTCAAGGTTCCCGCCACCCGCACCGAATTCTGGATGACAAAAATCAACGGTAATGTCGCACGTGACAGGCGGGATGCAGAGCAGTTGCGTGCAGAAGGATGGCGGGTATTAATCATTTGGGAATGCGCCTTACGCGGTCGGCTTAAACTCACGGATGCGGCGTTATGCGAGCGGATTGAAGAGTGGGTCTGCGACGGCGGAGACATGGCTGAAATCGACACACAGGGCATCCATGCCCTGTAA
- the dcm gene encoding DNA-cytosine methyltransferase: protein MLENQPATAHNAAAALDAYHSSAAVLRKLSEIYDTKTLLKMLNDIGVQMWNRTHLKKELAGEHVVRITPAEAARLAVHLPLPPQHHPHYAFRFVDLFAGIGGIRRGFESIGGQCVFTSEWNKHAVRTYKANLYCDPLHHTFNEDIRDVTLSNQPDVTDDAAFRHIDAVMPDHDVLLAGFPCQPFSLAGVSKKNALGRAHGFACDTQGTLFFDVARIIAAKKPAIFVLENVKNLKSHDNGNTFRIIMQTLDELGYEVANAHDFGPDDPKIIDGKHFLPQHRERIVLVGFRRDLNLHPGFTLRDISRFYPQKRPALGELLDSDVDARYILSPILWKYLYRYAKKHQAKGNGFGFGMVNPQDPLSVARTLSARYYKDGAEILVDRGWDKALGEADFDDPTNQLQRPRRLTPRECARLMGFESPMQQQFRIPVSDTQAYRQFGNSVVVPVFAAVAKLLESRILQAVAQRKE, encoded by the coding sequence ATGCTGGAAAATCAACCTGCTACGGCGCACAACGCTGCCGCCGCGCTTGACGCGTATCACTCTTCTGCTGCTGTTTTACGCAAACTGAGCGAGATTTACGACACCAAAACGCTCTTAAAGATGTTAAACGACATCGGCGTGCAAATGTGGAATCGCACTCACCTGAAAAAAGAGCTGGCGGGAGAGCATGTTGTGCGGATCACCCCCGCTGAAGCCGCCCGGCTGGCGGTTCATTTGCCGCTGCCGCCACAGCATCATCCGCACTATGCGTTCCGTTTTGTCGATCTGTTTGCGGGCATTGGCGGCATTCGCCGGGGTTTTGAATCCATAGGCGGGCAGTGCGTGTTTACCAGCGAGTGGAATAAACACGCGGTACGCACGTATAAAGCTAACCTGTATTGCGACCCTCTTCATCACACCTTTAATGAAGATATTCGTGACGTGACGCTGAGTAACCAGCCGGATGTGACGGACGACGCGGCGTTCCGACATATTGATGCCGTCATGCCCGATCACGATGTCCTGCTGGCGGGCTTTCCTTGTCAGCCGTTCTCACTCGCGGGCGTCTCCAAGAAAAACGCGCTGGGTCGCGCCCATGGTTTTGCCTGCGACACGCAAGGCACGTTGTTTTTCGATGTGGCGCGGATTATCGCTGCCAAAAAGCCTGCGATTTTTGTTCTTGAGAACGTGAAGAACCTCAAAAGCCATGACAATGGCAACACCTTTCGCATCATTATGCAGACCCTTGATGAACTGGGATATGAAGTGGCGAACGCCCACGACTTCGGCCCGGACGATCCGAAAATCATCGACGGTAAACATTTTCTTCCCCAGCACCGTGAACGTATTGTACTGGTAGGATTCAGGCGCGATCTCAATCTGCATCCTGGCTTTACGCTGCGCGACATCAGTCGGTTTTATCCTCAAAAACGCCCCGCGCTGGGCGAACTTCTCGACAGCGACGTTGATGCGCGTTACATCCTGAGCCCGATATTATGGAAATACCTTTATCGCTACGCGAAAAAGCATCAGGCCAAAGGCAACGGTTTTGGGTTTGGCATGGTGAATCCGCAGGATCCGCTGAGCGTAGCGCGCACTTTATCGGCGCGTTATTACAAAGACGGCGCGGAAATTCTGGTGGATCGGGGCTGGGATAAAGCGCTGGGCGAAGCGGATTTCGACGACCCGACAAATCAGTTGCAACGCCCACGCCGGTTGACGCCGCGTGAATGCGCGAGGCTGATGGGCTTCGAATCGCCGATGCAACAACAGTTCCGAATTCCGGTATCCGATACCCAGGCCTACCGGCAGTTTGGCAACTCCGTGGTGGTGCCGGTTTTCGCGGCAGTCGCTAAACTTCTTGAATCACGCATACTTCAGGCGGTAGCGCAGCGAAAGGAGTGA
- the yedJ gene encoding putative phosphohydrolase produces MILDDWQSKYERYLQEHFTDEDGAHDIAHFRRVWGTAQRIMGAQAEPLIILTACYFHDIVSLPKNHPERHLSSRLAAKRTLALLASEFPEFPVALYPGVAHAIEAHSFSAGIAPQSHEAKIVQDADRLEALGAIGLARVFYVSGQLANPLFDADDPFATHRKLDDRRWALDHFQSKLLKLPETMQTEKGRALARHNANFLVTFMAKLSSELRGDHLALDEEVLRRFSL; encoded by the coding sequence ATGATACTGGATGACTGGCAAAGTAAATACGAACGTTATCTGCAAGAACACTTTACTGACGAAGACGGCGCGCATGATATCGCCCATTTTCGACGCGTGTGGGGAACCGCGCAGCGTATAATGGGCGCCCAGGCAGAGCCGTTAATCATACTGACGGCCTGTTATTTTCATGACATTGTCAGTTTGCCGAAAAATCATCCTGAACGGCACCTGTCTTCCCGTCTTGCAGCAAAGCGCACACTGGCACTGCTTGCCAGCGAGTTCCCTGAATTCCCGGTTGCGCTCTACCCGGGCGTGGCGCACGCCATTGAAGCCCATAGTTTTAGCGCCGGCATTGCGCCGCAAAGCCATGAAGCCAAAATCGTTCAGGACGCAGACCGTCTTGAAGCGCTTGGAGCAATTGGCCTGGCGCGGGTGTTTTATGTATCCGGTCAACTTGCGAATCCGTTATTTGATGCTGACGATCCTTTCGCGACGCATCGCAAACTCGACGACAGGCGCTGGGCGCTGGATCATTTCCAGAGCAAACTCCTTAAACTGCCGGAAACCATGCAGACGGAAAAGGGCAGGGCGCTGGCCCGTCATAACGCCAACTTCCTGGTGACGTTTATGGCGAAGCTCAGCAGCGAGCTGCGCGGCGATCATTTGGCGCTGGATGAAGAGGTGTTGCGTCGTTTCTCGTTGTGA
- the yedR gene encoding permease yields MARYLWIVSGIEAPPGATSDWSMATASGKWLGALLGATVMSAIGAVLGAVAWYTRPRRD; encoded by the coding sequence ATGGCGCGCTATTTGTGGATCGTCAGCGGTATAGAGGCGCCGCCAGGTGCCACGTCGGACTGGTCTATGGCGACGGCGTCGGGTAAATGGTTGGGCGCACTGCTTGGCGCCACGGTGATGAGCGCTATCGGCGCGGTGCTGGGTGCGGTGGCGTGGTACACCCGTCCTCGGCGTGATTAA
- the ompC_2 gene encoding putative outer membrane pore protein, whose product MNRKVLALVIPALLAAGAAHSAEMYNKNGNKVDFYGKIDARHQFSDKPWR is encoded by the coding sequence ATGAATAGGAAAGTACTGGCACTTGTTATTCCTGCTTTATTAGCAGCAGGCGCAGCTCACTCTGCGGAAATGTATAATAAAAATGGTAACAAAGTAGATTTTTACGGCAAAATCGATGCCCGCCATCAGTTCTCTGACAAACCCTGGCGATGA
- the ompN_2 gene encoding outer membrane protein N (porin) — MPAISSLTNPGDDGDMTYARLGMKGETQINPALVGYGQWEFNINANGYENGGSGFSTRLAFAGLKFGEFGSFDYGRNYGVLYDVEAWTDMLPVFGGDSYTYTDNFMTTRADGLATYRVTDFYGLVDGLNFALQYQGANEGKSGEQEGTGNRGNSNIRKDNGDGWGISTTYDFGMGFSAGAAYASSDRTNDQVNRSTAGGDKADAWTVGLKYDDNNIYLAAMYAETRNMTPFGDNNANIANKTQNFEVTAQYLFDFGLKPEVSYLQSKGKNLAQDGRIANRYDDQDLVKYVSVGSYYYFNKNFSTYVDYKINLLDEDDEFYKAAGNLY, encoded by the coding sequence ATGCCCGCCATCAGTTCTCTGACAAACCCTGGCGATGACGGCGATATGACCTACGCCCGTCTGGGTATGAAAGGCGAAACACAAATCAACCCTGCATTAGTGGGCTATGGCCAGTGGGAATTCAACATCAACGCGAATGGCTATGAAAACGGCGGCAGCGGGTTCTCTACGCGTCTGGCGTTTGCAGGCCTGAAATTTGGCGAATTCGGTTCATTCGATTATGGCCGTAACTACGGCGTGCTGTACGATGTGGAAGCCTGGACCGATATGCTGCCAGTTTTCGGTGGTGACTCTTACACCTACACTGACAACTTTATGACCACCCGTGCCGATGGCCTGGCTACTTACCGCGTTACCGATTTCTATGGTCTGGTCGATGGCCTGAATTTTGCCCTTCAGTATCAGGGCGCGAATGAAGGTAAAAGCGGCGAGCAAGAAGGCACCGGCAACCGCGGCAACAGCAATATTCGTAAAGACAACGGCGACGGTTGGGGTATTTCCACCACTTATGACTTCGGTATGGGCTTCAGCGCTGGCGCGGCTTATGCGTCTTCTGACCGTACCAACGACCAGGTTAATCGTAGTACCGCAGGCGGCGACAAAGCTGACGCATGGACTGTCGGTCTGAAATATGACGATAACAATATTTACCTTGCCGCCATGTATGCGGAAACCCGCAACATGACGCCGTTCGGCGATAATAATGCAAATATCGCTAACAAAACCCAGAATTTTGAAGTTACCGCACAGTACCTGTTTGACTTCGGTCTGAAACCGGAAGTGTCATACCTGCAATCTAAAGGTAAAAACCTGGCTCAGGATGGTCGCATTGCAAACCGCTATGACGATCAAGACCTGGTGAAATACGTATCCGTAGGTTCCTACTACTACTTCAACAAAAACTTCTCCACCTATGTTGATTACAAAATCAACCTGCTGGATGAAGACGACGAGTTCTACAAAGCCGCTGGCAATCTCTACTGA
- the mtfA_1 gene encoding DgsA anti-repressor MtfA yields the protein MIKWPWKTSESTSTSSLPWDDAFTLPVLAGFSASEQQKLIRLAERFLQQKRLVPLQGFELDELKTARIALLFCLPVLELGVEWLDGFHEVLIYPAPFVVDDEWEDDIGLVHNQRSVQSGQSWQQGPVVLNWLDIHDSFDVSGFNLIVHEVAHKLDMRNGDRANGIPFIALRDVAGWEHDLHAAMSNIQDEIDLVGENATSIDAYAATDPAECFAVLSEYFFSAPLLFAPRFPSLWQRFCQFYRQDPLKRLYPGESGADAVGFQLH from the coding sequence ATGATTAAGTGGCCGTGGAAAACGAGTGAATCCACTTCGACATCATCCCTACCCTGGGATGATGCGTTTACTCTTCCTGTACTGGCAGGCTTTTCGGCCAGTGAACAACAGAAATTAATCCGTCTCGCGGAGCGTTTCTTACAACAAAAAAGGCTGGTCCCTCTTCAGGGATTTGAGCTGGACGAACTAAAAACAGCGCGTATCGCTCTGCTCTTTTGCCTGCCTGTGCTTGAGCTGGGGGTCGAATGGCTGGATGGTTTTCACGAAGTGCTGATCTACCCCGCGCCTTTTGTGGTGGACGATGAATGGGAAGATGACATTGGTCTGGTTCATAACCAGCGCTCGGTACAATCCGGCCAAAGCTGGCAGCAGGGGCCAGTGGTACTCAACTGGCTCGATATCCACGACTCGTTTGACGTCTCCGGCTTTAATCTGATTGTTCATGAAGTGGCCCATAAGCTGGATATGCGCAACGGCGACAGAGCCAACGGCATTCCGTTTATCGCGTTGCGCGATGTCGCTGGCTGGGAGCACGATTTACATGCCGCCATGAGTAATATCCAGGATGAAATCGACCTGGTCGGTGAAAACGCCACCAGTATTGATGCTTATGCCGCCACGGATCCTGCTGAGTGCTTTGCCGTACTGTCTGAATACTTTTTTAGTGCGCCGTTGCTGTTTGCACCACGCTTTCCTTCACTCTGGCAACGCTTTTGCCAGTTTTATCGCCAGGATCCCCTTAAACGGCTATACCCTGGAGAGTCAGGTGCCGATGCCGTCGGTTTTCAGCTGCATTAA